A genomic segment from Spinacia oleracea cultivar Varoflay chromosome 3, BTI_SOV_V1, whole genome shotgun sequence encodes:
- the LOC110789783 gene encoding protein RADIALIS-like 3 has product MTSCSSNSVWTTKQNKLFEKALALYDKDTQDRWQKIANVVGKSPEEVKRHYEILVEDVKSIEQGQVPYPYRSNGRNG; this is encoded by the coding sequence ATGACATCATGCAGTTCCAACTCCGTGTGGACAACCAAGCAAAACAAACTGTTCGAAAAGGCCTTGGCATTATATGATAAGGACACTCAAGACCGTTGGCAAAAGATTGCCAATGTTGTTGGGAAATCTCCAGAAGAAGTAAAAAGGCACTATGAAATCCTTGTTGAGGATGTTAAAAGCATCGAGCAAGGTCAAGTCCCATACCCTTACAGATCAAATGGACGCAATGGCTAA